One genomic region from Rhizomicrobium palustre encodes:
- a CDS encoding aldose epimerase family protein, whose translation MFKVMATTMAMAALAAAGSAEAGVTKAPFGKTADGKPVELFTLSGKDGFEAKISTYGATLVSLKAPDKKGVYGDVVLGFTSVDPYVKGVPFYGATIGRYGNRIALGKFTLDGKSYQLPTNDGPNSLHGGTKGFDKRLWTAEPVDTKDGSALKLTYVSADGEEGYPGQLTVHVTYTLKANHTLAITYDATTTKPTVVNLTNHTYFNLSGNPEKPILNHLLTLKADRFTPVNKTLIPTGELKPVKGTPFDFTKATVIGARIEANDEQLKFGKGYDHNWVLNSSGKLASAAVLEDPESGRVLEVSTTEPGIQFYSGNFMDGKPAGAGTVYKHRTGLCLETQHFPDSPNHPSFPSTVLKPGQAYHSETVLSFRTK comes from the coding sequence ATGTTTAAAGTAATGGCGACGACAATGGCCATGGCTGCGCTGGCGGCTGCGGGATCGGCAGAGGCTGGCGTGACCAAGGCGCCCTTCGGTAAGACGGCGGACGGCAAGCCGGTCGAGCTTTTCACACTCTCGGGCAAGGACGGCTTCGAGGCCAAGATTTCGACCTATGGCGCCACTCTGGTTTCGCTCAAGGCCCCCGACAAAAAAGGCGTTTATGGCGATGTCGTGCTCGGCTTCACCAGTGTCGATCCTTATGTGAAGGGCGTGCCCTTCTATGGCGCCACCATCGGGCGCTATGGCAATCGCATTGCGCTTGGCAAATTCACTTTGGACGGCAAGAGCTATCAGCTCCCCACCAATGACGGCCCCAACTCGCTGCATGGCGGCACCAAAGGCTTCGACAAGCGGCTGTGGACGGCCGAGCCGGTCGACACCAAAGACGGTTCGGCGCTGAAGCTCACCTATGTCAGCGCGGATGGTGAGGAAGGCTATCCCGGCCAGCTCACGGTGCACGTCACCTATACGCTCAAGGCCAACCACACCTTGGCGATCACCTATGATGCCACCACCACCAAGCCGACGGTGGTGAACCTCACCAACCACACCTATTTCAATCTTTCGGGCAATCCCGAAAAGCCGATTCTGAACCACCTTCTAACGCTGAAGGCCGACCGCTTCACCCCGGTCAACAAGACGCTGATCCCCACCGGCGAGCTTAAGCCCGTCAAAGGCACGCCCTTTGATTTCACCAAGGCGACCGTCATCGGCGCACGCATCGAAGCGAACGATGAACAGCTCAAATTCGGCAAGGGCTATGACCATAACTGGGTGCTGAACAGCTCTGGCAAGCTTGCTAGCGCCGCCGTGCTGGAAGATCCCGAAAGCGGCCGCGTGCTGGAAGTCTCCACGACGGAGCCGGGCATTCAGTTCTATTCGGGCAACTTCATGGATGGGAAACCGGCGGGCGCCGGCACCGTCTATAAGCACCGTACCGGCCTTTGCCTGGAGACCCAGCACTTCCCGGATTCACCGAACCATCCCTCTTTTCCCTCGACGGTTCTGAAGCCCGGTCAGGCCTATCACAGCGAAACCGTGCTGAGCTTCCGCACGAAGTAA
- a CDS encoding FadR/GntR family transcriptional regulator, with the protein MHGTIARDLGVAIVSGRYQPGDLLIGEIASSEKLEVSRTAYREAVRILSAKGLVESKPKVGTKVTARSHWNLLDPDVLAWAFESEPDLDLLESLFELRNIVESAAAAFAATRRTTAHLDAMRDAIERMARHTLATPEGRQGDQDFHASLLEATGNPYIISLTTGVNAAVNTTTMFKQRERPLPRDPVPDHLRVFTAIADRDPDRAREEMSTLIRLALQDTPVPQRAKARGKAQKAAR; encoded by the coding sequence TTGCACGGTACGATTGCACGCGATCTCGGCGTGGCCATCGTCTCGGGCCGTTATCAGCCTGGCGATCTTCTGATCGGCGAGATCGCCTCCTCCGAAAAGCTGGAAGTATCACGTACCGCCTATCGCGAGGCTGTGCGGATTTTGTCCGCTAAAGGGCTGGTCGAATCCAAGCCCAAGGTCGGCACCAAGGTGACCGCGCGCAGCCATTGGAACCTTCTAGATCCGGATGTGCTGGCTTGGGCTTTTGAAAGCGAGCCCGATCTCGATTTGCTCGAAAGCCTGTTCGAGCTGCGTAATATCGTGGAATCTGCCGCCGCCGCTTTCGCGGCCACCCGCCGCACCACTGCGCATCTCGATGCCATGCGCGATGCCATAGAACGGATGGCGCGCCATACCCTTGCGACGCCCGAAGGCCGCCAGGGCGATCAGGATTTTCATGCCTCGCTGCTGGAAGCGACCGGTAATCCCTACATTATCTCTCTCACCACAGGCGTGAACGCTGCGGTCAATACCACCACCATGTTCAAGCAGCGCGAGCGGCCACTGCCGCGCGATCCGGTGCCGGATCATTTGCGGGTGTTCACGGCGATTGCTGATCGCGATCCTGATCGGGCCCGCGAGGAAATGAGCACCCTGATCCGCCTCGCCCTGCAGGACACGCCCGTCCCCCAGCGCGCCAAGGCGCGGGGCAAGGCCCAGAAAGCTGCCCGCTAA
- the araA gene encoding L-arabinose isomerase, whose translation MAKIANYELWFVTGSQHLYGPEVLKQVAADSTQIAKALDESAAIPAKVVFKPVLVSPESVSALVAEANNTPACIGLVMWCHTFSPSKMWINGLKELKKPAVHLHTQFNRDIPWGSIDMDFMNLNQAAHGDREHGFIWTRLRLNRKVVVGYWQEQAVQEKIGSFARAAAAWASWQGAKFARFGDNMREVAVTEGDKVSAQFKFGYSVNYHPVGDLVKVINAISDKEVDQLVAEYEAVYDVSSDLRSTGSRAKFVREQARIELGLRAFLKEGNFKGFTNTFEDLWGLEQLPGLAVQRLMADGYGFGAEGDWKTSALVQAVKVMATGLKGGTSFMEDYTYHLDPANKLVLGAHMLEVCPSIAAEKPKLEVHPLGIGGKMDPARLVFTTPAGPAVGASLIDLGNRFRLLVNDLEVVTPPHAMPKLPVAQAMWKPLPSLEESCACWIYAGGAHHTAFSQAVGSEVLEDFARIADIEFVSINAKTDVSEFQKELRFNEVYYAMNRGWTI comes from the coding sequence ATGGCCAAGATCGCCAATTACGAATTGTGGTTTGTCACTGGAAGCCAGCATCTGTACGGGCCGGAAGTGCTCAAGCAGGTCGCCGCCGATTCCACGCAAATCGCCAAGGCGCTGGATGAGAGTGCTGCGATCCCCGCGAAAGTCGTCTTCAAACCGGTGCTGGTGTCGCCGGAATCGGTGAGCGCGCTGGTTGCCGAAGCCAACAACACCCCGGCTTGTATCGGCCTGGTTATGTGGTGCCACACCTTCTCGCCTTCTAAGATGTGGATCAACGGCCTCAAGGAGCTGAAGAAGCCCGCCGTTCATCTGCACACCCAGTTCAATCGCGATATCCCCTGGGGCTCCATCGATATGGACTTCATGAACCTGAACCAGGCCGCTCATGGCGACCGTGAGCACGGGTTCATTTGGACGCGCCTGCGCCTCAACCGGAAGGTCGTGGTCGGCTATTGGCAGGAACAGGCCGTGCAGGAAAAGATCGGCTCCTTCGCGCGCGCCGCCGCCGCTTGGGCCTCCTGGCAGGGCGCGAAATTCGCCCGCTTTGGCGACAACATGCGCGAAGTTGCGGTGACTGAAGGCGATAAGGTTTCGGCCCAGTTCAAGTTCGGCTACTCGGTCAACTATCATCCGGTCGGTGATCTGGTGAAGGTGATTAACGCCATCTCAGATAAGGAAGTCGATCAGCTCGTCGCCGAATATGAAGCGGTTTACGATGTATCGAGCGATCTGCGCTCCACCGGCAGCCGCGCCAAATTCGTCCGCGAACAGGCCCGCATCGAGCTTGGTCTGCGTGCCTTCTTGAAGGAAGGAAACTTCAAGGGCTTCACCAATACCTTCGAAGACCTCTGGGGTCTGGAACAGCTTCCCGGCCTGGCCGTGCAGCGTTTGATGGCTGATGGCTATGGCTTCGGCGCTGAAGGCGACTGGAAGACCTCCGCACTGGTGCAGGCGGTGAAGGTGATGGCGACCGGCCTTAAGGGCGGTACCTCCTTCATGGAGGACTACACCTATCATCTCGATCCGGCGAACAAGCTGGTGCTCGGCGCCCATATGCTGGAAGTGTGTCCCTCCATCGCGGCCGAGAAGCCGAAGCTGGAAGTGCATCCGCTCGGTATCGGCGGCAAGATGGACCCGGCGCGTCTGGTCTTCACCACCCCGGCCGGCCCGGCCGTCGGCGCTTCGCTGATCGATCTCGGCAACCGTTTCCGCCTTCTGGTCAACGATCTCGAAGTCGTCACCCCGCCGCATGCGATGCCCAAGCTCCCCGTCGCCCAGGCGATGTGGAAGCCGCTGCCGAGCCTCGAAGAATCCTGCGCGTGCTGGATTTACGCGGGCGGCGCCCATCACACGGCGTTCAGCCAGGCGGTCGGCTCCGAAGTGCTGGAAGATTTCGCGCGCATCGCGGATATCGAGTTCGTCTCGATCAACGCGAAAACCGATGTCAGCGAGTTCCAGAAAGAGCTGCGCTTCAATGAAGTCTATTACGCGATGAACCGCGGCTGGACGATCTAA
- a CDS encoding ribulokinase — MGSRYTIGLDYGTNSVRALIVDVADGREIAAAIWVYEHGHQGVILDKDPNVARQHPGDYLKGAELTIVEALATAAKSVPGFSPAQVIGIGVDTTGSTPMPVDADGIPLALSDKYKDDPAAQAWLWKDHTGWAEAAEITKLAHDIRPQYVAVIGGVYSSEWFYSKILRCLRTRPDVFDAAYSWIELSDFVPAAMTDTLAPSKFTAGICAAGHKAMYSAAWGGYPDKEFLAKLDPKLADLRDRLTPRVKAVDSAAGGLSPAWAKKTGLSEGIPVAIGAFDCHLGAVGAGVAPGVLVKVLGTSTCDISVQPNNVKLADVPGVCGIVDGSVLPGYFGLEAGQSAVGDIFNWFVEYVNPTGLGHVELTAEASKLKPGESGLLALDWNNGNRTVLVDQRLTGLLLGQTLYTTPAEIYRALVEATAFGALTIINRFEEYGVKIDTVVNCGGIAEKNAFIMQTYADVTGRTMKVSRSAQTPALGSAVAAAVVAGAHKDFASAIAAMTGLKDKVYEPNPAAHAVYKELYALYHTLHDAFGTEKGQTNLFGVMKKLIDIRTAARG; from the coding sequence ATGGGCAGTCGCTATACTATCGGTCTCGATTATGGGACCAATTCCGTCCGTGCACTGATCGTCGATGTGGCGGACGGGCGCGAAATCGCCGCCGCCATCTGGGTCTATGAGCACGGCCATCAGGGTGTGATCCTGGATAAGGATCCCAACGTCGCCCGCCAGCATCCGGGCGATTATCTGAAGGGCGCGGAGCTCACGATTGTTGAAGCGCTGGCCACGGCGGCCAAATCTGTTCCTGGTTTCTCCCCTGCGCAGGTGATCGGCATCGGTGTCGACACCACCGGCTCCACCCCCATGCCGGTCGATGCCGATGGCATCCCGCTCGCGCTGAGCGACAAATATAAAGACGATCCCGCTGCCCAGGCTTGGCTCTGGAAAGATCACACCGGCTGGGCGGAAGCCGCCGAGATCACCAAGCTCGCCCATGACATCCGCCCGCAATATGTGGCGGTGATCGGTGGGGTTTATTCCTCCGAATGGTTCTATTCCAAAATTCTGCGTTGCCTGCGCACGCGCCCGGATGTGTTCGATGCCGCCTATAGCTGGATCGAGCTGTCGGATTTCGTGCCCGCAGCAATGACGGATACGCTCGCCCCATCCAAATTCACCGCGGGCATCTGCGCCGCCGGTCATAAGGCGATGTATTCCGCCGCCTGGGGTGGCTATCCCGATAAGGAATTCCTCGCCAAGCTCGATCCCAAGCTGGCCGATCTGCGCGACCGTCTCACCCCGCGGGTGAAGGCGGTGGATAGCGCTGCTGGTGGTCTCTCCCCCGCATGGGCCAAGAAGACCGGCCTTTCTGAAGGTATTCCGGTCGCCATCGGCGCCTTCGATTGCCACCTTGGCGCTGTCGGCGCGGGCGTGGCCCCGGGCGTGCTGGTGAAAGTGCTCGGTACCTCCACCTGCGATATCTCGGTGCAGCCGAATAACGTGAAGCTCGCGGATGTGCCGGGCGTCTGCGGCATTGTCGATGGTTCGGTGCTGCCGGGCTATTTCGGCCTCGAAGCCGGTCAGTCGGCGGTGGGCGATATCTTCAATTGGTTCGTGGAATATGTGAACCCGACCGGCCTTGGCCATGTCGAACTCACCGCTGAGGCGTCCAAGCTGAAGCCAGGTGAATCCGGCCTTCTGGCGCTCGATTGGAACAACGGCAACCGCACCGTCCTCGTCGATCAGCGCCTCACCGGCCTGCTCCTCGGCCAGACGCTCTATACGACGCCGGCGGAAATTTACCGCGCGCTGGTGGAGGCGACCGCGTTCGGCGCGCTCACCATCATCAACCGCTTCGAGGAATACGGCGTCAAAATCGATACCGTGGTCAATTGCGGTGGTATCGCCGAAAAGAACGCCTTCATCATGCAGACCTATGCTGATGTCACCGGCCGCACCATGAAGGTGTCGCGCTCGGCCCAGACCCCGGCATTGGGTTCGGCGGTGGCCGCCGCCGTGGTGGCGGGCGCGCATAAGGATTTTGCCAGCGCCATCGCGGCGATGACCGGCCTCAAGGATAAGGTCTATGAGCCTAATCCCGCCGCCCATGCCGTCTACAAAGAGCTTTATGCCCTTTATCACACCCTGCACGACGCTTTCGGCACCGAGAAAGGTCAGACCAACCTCTTCGGCGTGATGAAGAAGCTGATCGACATCCGTACGGCGGCGCGGGGCTGA
- a CDS encoding L-ribulose-5-phosphate 4-epimerase, which produces MLEELKEEVCQANLDLVKEGLVIQTFGNVSGIDREKGLVVIKPSGVSYDVMKPEHMVVLELASGKVVEGNLRPSSDTPTHLVLYRAFANVGGIVHTHSLYATAWAQAKRSIPALGTTHADYWHGDIPCTRLMRPEEIAGEYEAKTGDVIVETFGNTDPMHKPSVIVASHGPFAWGKDAHDAVHNAAILEYVAKLASLSLQIVPSTGEMQSELLDKHFLRKHGPKAYYGQK; this is translated from the coding sequence ATGCTGGAAGAACTGAAAGAAGAAGTCTGTCAGGCCAATCTCGATCTCGTCAAAGAAGGTCTGGTGATCCAGACCTTCGGCAATGTCAGCGGCATCGATCGCGAAAAAGGCCTGGTGGTGATCAAGCCGTCGGGCGTCTCTTATGACGTGATGAAGCCCGAGCATATGGTGGTGCTGGAGCTTGCCAGCGGCAAGGTGGTGGAAGGGAACTTGCGTCCCTCATCCGATACGCCCACCCATCTGGTGCTCTATCGCGCTTTTGCCAATGTCGGCGGCATCGTTCACACCCACAGCCTTTATGCCACCGCCTGGGCCCAGGCCAAGCGCTCCATTCCGGCGCTCGGCACCACCCATGCCGATTATTGGCATGGCGATATTCCCTGCACCCGGCTGATGAGGCCGGAAGAAATCGCGGGCGAATATGAAGCCAAGACCGGCGATGTGATTGTCGAAACCTTCGGCAACACCGATCCCATGCACAAGCCGAGCGTGATCGTGGCGAGCCACGGCCCCTTTGCTTGGGGCAAGGACGCCCATGACGCCGTGCATAATGCGGCGATCCTGGAATATGTCGCCAAGCTCGCCAGCCTATCGTTGCAGATCGTGCCCTCGACGGGCGAGATGCAGTCCGAGCTGCTCGACAAGCATTTCCTGCGCAAGCACGGGCCCAAAGCCTATTACGGTCAGAAATAA
- a CDS encoding sodium:solute symporter, whose translation MSTATAGALHGPVFNTTDWIVVAVFIAVMLAVIVASMSKKANSGKDYFLSGRDSGWLQIGSSIFSSNIGSEHLVGLAGAGFATGMAMAHWEMQAWIILCLGWVFVPLYDRMKVFTMPEFLELRFSRGSRNVLSLLTIASLVLTKIAATIYAGDVVVRTLLGIESVNLFGFQVDVFWVIALGLAFTTGLYTVLGGLRVIMYTSVLQAPVLIFGSLCILWTGLHVLGHGDLIAGWNATVHAAGKNIHLIRSFHDPEWSWAAVLPASMIIGFWYWCTDQYIVQRVLAGRDQKQSRRGTILAAYFKLTPVFIFLVPGMIAYALTQTPGSGFTTSGDAAYTSMVAQILPHGLRGMVACAMIVALMASLGSKFNASATLFTMDFFREWYPNASGKTEVLVGRIATAVIVAIGICWVLVIKALSSNLYTYLQSVQSYLSPAIVVLFALGVFWKRANAKGALVAFVFGVVAGFARLAADIYMRAYEPVVKSLKEKLFEGSITQAAYDAAIAPIQAQNGLIFTIWHINWLYYCQILFVITAAIMVTVSLLTKAPDPKTVRFTWYGATPEEKAATRASWGTIDVVLSVVAVLFVIAFYITFF comes from the coding sequence ATGAGTACCGCAACCGCCGGGGCCCTACATGGCCCCGTCTTCAACACGACGGACTGGATCGTCGTCGCCGTTTTCATCGCCGTGATGCTCGCCGTCATCGTCGCGTCGATGTCCAAGAAAGCCAATTCCGGCAAGGACTACTTCCTGTCGGGCCGTGATTCCGGCTGGCTGCAGATCGGCTCGTCGATCTTCTCCTCCAATATCGGCTCCGAGCATCTCGTCGGACTCGCCGGTGCGGGCTTTGCCACCGGCATGGCCATGGCGCATTGGGAAATGCAGGCCTGGATCATCCTGTGCTTGGGCTGGGTCTTCGTGCCGCTTTATGATCGCATGAAGGTCTTCACCATGCCGGAGTTCCTCGAGCTGCGCTTCTCGCGCGGGTCGCGGAATGTGCTCTCGCTGCTCACCATCGCCAGCCTGGTGCTGACCAAGATCGCCGCCACCATCTATGCCGGTGACGTCGTGGTACGCACCCTTCTCGGTATCGAGAGCGTCAACCTCTTCGGTTTCCAGGTCGACGTCTTCTGGGTCATCGCGCTGGGTCTCGCCTTTACCACGGGCCTCTACACCGTGCTCGGCGGGTTGCGCGTGATCATGTACACCTCGGTGCTGCAAGCCCCGGTCCTGATCTTCGGCTCGCTTTGCATTCTCTGGACCGGCCTGCATGTGCTCGGCCATGGCGATCTCATCGCCGGCTGGAACGCGACGGTGCATGCCGCAGGCAAGAACATCCACCTCATCCGTTCCTTCCATGATCCGGAATGGAGCTGGGCGGCCGTGCTTCCTGCCTCCATGATCATCGGCTTCTGGTACTGGTGTACTGACCAATACATCGTGCAGCGCGTGCTTGCGGGCCGCGATCAGAAGCAGTCCCGCCGCGGCACCATCTTGGCCGCCTATTTCAAGCTCACGCCGGTCTTCATCTTCCTGGTGCCGGGCATGATCGCTTATGCGCTCACCCAGACCCCGGGTTCGGGCTTCACCACCTCCGGTGACGCGGCCTATACCTCGATGGTGGCGCAGATCCTGCCGCATGGTCTTCGTGGCATGGTCGCTTGCGCGATGATCGTGGCGTTGATGGCTTCGCTGGGCTCCAAGTTCAACGCCTCGGCCACGCTCTTCACCATGGACTTCTTCCGCGAGTGGTACCCCAACGCTAGCGGCAAGACCGAAGTGCTGGTGGGCCGTATCGCCACCGCGGTGATCGTCGCCATCGGCATCTGCTGGGTGCTGGTGATCAAGGCGCTGTCCTCCAACCTCTACACCTATCTGCAGAGCGTGCAGAGCTACCTCTCGCCGGCCATCGTGGTGCTGTTTGCGCTGGGCGTGTTCTGGAAGCGCGCCAATGCCAAGGGTGCGTTGGTCGCCTTTGTCTTCGGTGTAGTGGCTGGCTTTGCCCGCCTCGCGGCCGACATCTATATGCGCGCCTATGAGCCGGTGGTGAAAAGCCTGAAAGAGAAACTCTTCGAGGGCAGCATCACCCAGGCTGCTTATGATGCCGCCATCGCGCCGATCCAGGCGCAGAACGGCCTCATCTTCACCATCTGGCACATCAACTGGCTCTATTACTGTCAGATCCTGTTCGTGATCACGGCAGCGATCATGGTGACGGTCAGCCTTCTCACCAAGGCGCCGGACCCGAAGACGGTCCGCTTCACCTGGTATGGCGCCACGCCGGAAGAAAAAGCGGCGACCCGCGCCAGCTGGGGCACAATCGACGTGGTGCTCTCCGTTGTGGCGGTGCTGTTCGTGATCGCCTTCTACATCACCTTCTTCTGA